Proteins from a single region of Catenulispora acidiphila DSM 44928:
- the dapC gene encoding succinyldiaminopimelate transaminase, protein MRKLPDFPWDRLAPAKARAGQHPDGIVDLSVGTPVDPVPAVVQDALRTGSNAPGYPLTHGTPALREAAVGWMARRLGVSGVAPAAVLPVLGTKELVAWLPMLLGLGPGDQVVIPAVAYPTYDVGARIAGADTLVAAPEDAAELIGARRPKLLWLNSPANPNGRVASAAELRAVVAAAREAGTVVVSDECYIELAWEAEPVSLLHPDVCGGSHEGLLVVHSLSKRSNLAGYRAGFVTGDPAIVADLLEVRKHAGMIMPQPVQDAMAAALNDDAHAAEQKERYRKRREVLRGALEHAGFRIEHSEAGLYLWSTRDEDCWTTVDWLSERGILVAPGDFYGEAGARHVRVALTASDERVAAAAARLIGS, encoded by the coding sequence ATGCGGAAGCTCCCTGACTTCCCGTGGGACCGGCTCGCGCCCGCCAAGGCGCGAGCCGGCCAGCACCCGGACGGAATCGTCGACCTCTCCGTCGGCACCCCAGTCGACCCGGTGCCGGCGGTCGTGCAAGACGCCCTACGGACCGGGTCCAACGCGCCCGGCTACCCACTGACCCACGGCACCCCCGCCCTGCGCGAGGCTGCCGTCGGGTGGATGGCACGCCGGCTCGGCGTGTCCGGCGTCGCCCCGGCAGCCGTGCTGCCGGTACTTGGCACCAAGGAGCTGGTGGCCTGGCTCCCGATGCTGCTCGGGCTCGGCCCGGGGGACCAGGTGGTCATCCCGGCGGTGGCCTATCCGACCTACGACGTCGGCGCGCGCATCGCCGGCGCCGACACGCTGGTCGCCGCGCCGGAGGACGCCGCGGAGCTGATCGGCGCGCGCCGCCCGAAGCTGCTCTGGCTCAACTCCCCGGCGAATCCCAACGGGCGGGTCGCCTCGGCCGCCGAGCTGCGCGCGGTGGTCGCTGCGGCCCGCGAGGCGGGGACCGTCGTGGTCTCCGACGAGTGCTACATCGAGCTGGCCTGGGAGGCCGAGCCGGTCTCGCTGCTGCACCCGGACGTCTGCGGCGGCAGCCACGAGGGACTGCTCGTGGTGCACTCGCTGTCCAAGCGCTCGAACCTGGCTGGCTACCGCGCCGGCTTCGTCACCGGCGACCCGGCGATCGTGGCCGACCTGCTGGAGGTGCGCAAGCACGCCGGCATGATCATGCCGCAGCCGGTGCAGGATGCGATGGCGGCCGCCCTGAATGACGACGCGCACGCTGCGGAGCAGAAGGAGCGCTACCGCAAGCGGCGTGAGGTTCTGCGCGGGGCGCTGGAGCATGCGGGCTTCCGCATCGAGCACTCCGAGGCCGGGCTGTACTTGTGGTCCACGCGCGACGAGGACTGCTGGACCACGGTCGACTGGCTCTCCGAGCGCGGCATCTTGGTGGCTCCTGGCGACTTCTACGGCGAGGCTGGGGCGCGGCATGTGCGGGTCGCGCTGACTGCGAGTGATGAGCGGGTCGCGGCTGCGGCTGCGCGGTTGATCGGGTCCTGA
- the fdxA gene encoding ferredoxin, with protein sequence MTYVIALPCVDVKDKACIEECPVDCIYEGERMLYIHPDECVDCGACEPVCPVEAIFYEDDTPEQWKDYYKANVEFFDDLGSPGGASKMGLIEKDHPLVSVLPPQAEGES encoded by the coding sequence GTGACTTACGTCATCGCCCTGCCCTGCGTGGACGTTAAGGACAAGGCCTGCATCGAGGAGTGCCCTGTCGACTGCATCTACGAGGGCGAGCGCATGCTCTACATCCACCCGGACGAGTGCGTCGACTGCGGCGCCTGCGAACCGGTGTGCCCCGTGGAGGCGATCTTCTATGAGGACGACACGCCTGAGCAGTGGAAGGACTACTACAAGGCGAACGTGGAGTTCTTCGACGACCTCGGCTCCCCCGGCGGCGCCTCCAAGATGGGACTGATCGAGAAGGACCACCCCCTGGTCTCCGTGCTGCCGCCGCAGGCAGAGGGCGAGAGCTAA
- a CDS encoding phosphatase PAP2 family protein translates to MLTEPRHAATHHRAPVFDDRARVSALRRWGAASFGVFVLLAVLVAAKASQGTDQSVDNSLNRFALRDTGVTDFFKAVSNAGAPTVTLGLGLLVAVGFFLLRMRTSAYFAAASVIGAYGIAYIAKKGVDRHRPAWDAAHTISTESGASFPSGHATGTSTLATVLILAALPLLAGIAARRAAATVLVLYVIVIAASRPILGVHFPTDVLAGAALGIGWTLLCASVLKPWHD, encoded by the coding sequence ATGCTCACCGAACCCCGGCATGCCGCCACCCACCACCGCGCCCCCGTCTTCGACGACCGGGCCCGGGTTTCGGCACTCCGCCGCTGGGGAGCGGCGTCCTTCGGCGTCTTCGTGCTGCTGGCGGTACTTGTCGCGGCCAAGGCGTCCCAAGGCACGGACCAGTCGGTGGACAACTCGCTGAACCGCTTCGCACTGCGCGACACCGGCGTGACCGACTTCTTCAAGGCCGTCAGCAACGCCGGCGCACCAACCGTGACCCTCGGCCTCGGCCTACTGGTCGCGGTCGGGTTCTTCCTACTGCGCATGCGCACATCCGCCTACTTCGCCGCCGCATCGGTGATCGGCGCCTACGGCATCGCCTACATCGCCAAGAAGGGCGTCGATCGGCACCGCCCAGCCTGGGACGCCGCGCACACGATCTCCACAGAATCCGGCGCCTCGTTCCCCTCCGGCCACGCCACGGGGACCTCCACTTTGGCCACCGTGTTGATCCTGGCCGCCCTCCCGCTGCTCGCCGGAATCGCCGCCCGCCGAGCCGCGGCAACAGTCCTGGTGCTGTACGTGATCGTCATCGCGGCATCGCGCCCGATCCTCGGCGTCCACTTCCCAACCGACGTCCTGGCCGGGGCGGCATTGGGCATCGGGTGGACACTGTTGTGCGCTTCCGTACTGAAGCCTTGGCACGATTAA
- a CDS encoding TetR/AcrR family transcriptional regulator: MRADALRNRERLVEVAQSAFATNGIETSLEEIARQAGVGIGTLYRRFPRREDLIAAVLAERYLKLTECAQVLAEHRQDADTALTEWLTLLIEHMAIYRGLSLAVKEAIHDQTTALGRTCKQMMDAGAALLHQGQQTGAFRPDITFYDVMALSSGIVTAVERRAEKPNDTDIPPVNPYLLLDVVLRGLRTPAA, encoded by the coding sequence GTGAGGGCAGACGCGCTCCGCAACCGCGAGCGCCTCGTAGAGGTCGCCCAGTCGGCATTCGCCACCAACGGCATCGAGACCTCCCTGGAAGAAATCGCCCGCCAAGCCGGCGTAGGCATCGGCACCCTCTACCGCCGCTTCCCCCGCCGAGAGGACCTCATCGCCGCCGTCCTGGCCGAGCGCTACCTAAAACTCACCGAGTGCGCCCAAGTCCTCGCCGAACACCGCCAAGACGCCGACACCGCCCTCACCGAATGGCTGACCCTCCTCATCGAGCACATGGCCATCTACCGAGGCCTCTCCCTCGCAGTAAAAGAAGCCATCCACGACCAAACCACAGCCCTAGGCCGCACCTGCAAACAAATGATGGACGCCGGCGCCGCCCTCCTCCACCAAGGCCAACAAACCGGAGCCTTCCGCCCCGACATCACCTTCTACGACGTCATGGCCCTCTCCTCCGGCATCGTCACCGCCGTAGAACGCCGCGCCGAAAAGCCCAACGACACCGACATCCCCCCAGTCAACCCCTACCTCCTCCTCGACGTGGTCCTCCGAGGCCTCCGCACCCCAGCCGCGTGA
- a CDS encoding MFS transporter: protein MSTASISTTPSTGKVVPKREPKPGLILATIVTCQLMLVLDATIVNIALPKIQTSLKFSDANLSWVLNAYTLAFGGLLLLGGRAGDILGRRRMFVSGVILFTVASFIGGLAVDSTMLLASRALQGVGAAMAGPSMLALIITTFPEGAPRVKAMSLFTAVSSAGGSVGLLLGGMLTTWGSWRLVMYINVPIGAVAAIAAARLLNESPRVQGKFDIPGAITSVTGMGSLVYGFINASEHGWSNPTTIGVFVAAVVLLSSFVFIESRVDFPVFPLRLLRDSTRARSYGSYVLLVGAMFSMFFFLPQFMQEVLAYSPMKAGLAFLPLTATLFAVSRFIPKLLPRFGPRPLIVTGTALIAGALFWLSQVSIHTGFVTGLLAPFLMFGLGGGIAFSPIALNIMNGLAPRDSGAGSGLMQACQQIGGALGIAVLVTIFTSSKKGSHDPNPAVNFTHGLGTGLTVGAGIAVAVCLISLTLKPKPAAPSAGPAPVLE, encoded by the coding sequence ATGTCTACTGCGTCCATATCCACAACGCCTTCCACCGGGAAAGTTGTTCCGAAGCGCGAGCCCAAGCCGGGGCTCATTCTTGCCACCATCGTGACCTGCCAGCTGATGCTGGTCCTCGACGCCACCATCGTCAACATAGCCCTGCCGAAGATCCAGACGTCGCTGAAGTTCTCTGACGCGAACCTGTCGTGGGTGCTCAACGCCTATACCTTGGCCTTCGGCGGTCTGCTGCTGCTCGGCGGGCGTGCCGGGGACATTTTGGGGCGGCGGCGGATGTTCGTCTCCGGGGTCATCCTTTTCACTGTCGCGTCCTTCATCGGCGGGCTGGCGGTCGACTCCACCATGCTGCTGGCTTCGCGGGCGTTGCAGGGTGTGGGGGCGGCGATGGCCGGTCCCAGCATGCTGGCACTGATCATCACGACCTTCCCCGAGGGGGCGCCGCGGGTGAAGGCGATGAGCCTGTTCACCGCGGTCTCCAGCGCGGGCGGCTCGGTGGGCCTGCTGCTCGGCGGGATGCTGACCACGTGGGGTTCGTGGCGGCTGGTCATGTACATCAACGTGCCGATCGGTGCGGTGGCGGCCATCGCCGCGGCGCGGCTGCTGAACGAGTCGCCGCGGGTGCAGGGCAAATTCGACATTCCCGGGGCGATCACCTCGGTGACCGGTATGGGCAGCCTGGTCTACGGGTTCATCAATGCCTCTGAGCACGGCTGGAGCAACCCGACCACGATCGGCGTGTTCGTCGCGGCGGTGGTGCTGCTGAGCTCGTTCGTGTTCATCGAGTCGCGCGTGGACTTCCCGGTGTTCCCGCTGCGTCTGCTGCGGGACAGCACTCGGGCCCGCAGCTACGGCTCCTATGTGCTGCTGGTCGGCGCGATGTTCTCCATGTTCTTCTTCTTGCCGCAGTTCATGCAGGAGGTGCTGGCCTACTCGCCGATGAAGGCGGGTCTGGCGTTCCTGCCGCTGACGGCGACGCTGTTCGCGGTCTCGCGCTTCATTCCCAAGCTGCTGCCGCGCTTCGGGCCGCGTCCGCTGATCGTCACGGGTACGGCGCTGATCGCCGGGGCGCTGTTCTGGCTGTCGCAGGTCTCGATCCACACCGGCTTCGTCACCGGTCTGCTGGCGCCGTTCCTGATGTTCGGGCTCGGCGGCGGTATCGCGTTCAGCCCGATCGCGCTGAACATCATGAACGGTCTGGCGCCTCGGGACTCCGGTGCGGGCTCGGGTCTGATGCAGGCCTGTCAGCAGATCGGCGGCGCGCTGGGCATCGCGGTGCTGGTGACCATCTTCACCTCGTCGAAGAAGGGGAGCCACGACCCGAACCCGGCGGTGAACTTCACGCACGGGCTGGGGACCGGTCTGACGGTCGGGGCGGGGATCGCGGTGGCGGTGTGCCTGATCTCGCTGACGCTGAAGCCGAAGCCGGCGGCGCCGTCCGCGGGTCCGGCTCCGGTGCTGGAGTAG
- a CDS encoding 2'-5' RNA ligase family protein, whose amino-acid sequence MGGVSDPLAATFAGANPFAAGTRGADTVTIGVAVPVPEPYGTELQKWRESFHDPMALAIPTHVTLLPPSEVEREDLPGIEDHLAKAASSGRPFSMLLKGTGTFRPISPVTFVRVAQGAEECAATEALVRSGILAGEARFPYHPHVTVAHELPEESLSRAQEALAGYEARFPITGFALYLHGDDGVWRVRRLFPYGR is encoded by the coding sequence GTGGGCGGCGTCTCCGATCCGCTCGCGGCGACCTTCGCCGGCGCGAACCCCTTCGCGGCCGGCACCCGGGGCGCGGACACCGTGACCATCGGGGTCGCGGTGCCGGTCCCGGAGCCCTACGGCACCGAGCTGCAGAAGTGGCGCGAGTCCTTCCACGACCCGATGGCGCTGGCGATCCCGACCCACGTCACGCTGCTCCCGCCGAGCGAGGTCGAGCGCGAGGACCTGCCGGGCATCGAGGACCACCTGGCCAAGGCGGCGTCCTCCGGCCGGCCGTTCTCGATGCTGCTGAAGGGCACGGGCACCTTCCGCCCGATCTCCCCGGTGACCTTCGTCCGCGTGGCCCAGGGCGCCGAGGAGTGCGCCGCCACCGAGGCACTGGTGCGCTCCGGCATCCTCGCCGGCGAAGCCCGCTTCCCCTACCACCCGCACGTGACGGTCGCCCACGAGCTGCCCGAGGAATCCCTCAGCCGCGCCCAGGAGGCGCTCGCCGGCTACGAGGCCCGCTTCCCGATCACCGGGTTCGCGCTCTATCTGCACGGCGACGACGGCGTGTGGCGCGTCCGCCGCCTGTTCCCCTACGGGCGCTGA
- the trpS gene encoding tryptophan--tRNA ligase, whose translation MGPMAAAPQSSGRKRVFSGIQPTADSFHVGNYLGAIRQWVPLQETHDTVYCVVDLHAITVEQDPKLLRQRTRVAAAQLMAAGIDPGRSTLFVQSHVPEHAQLAWVLTCMTGFGEAGRMTQFKDKSGKQGSANTNVGLFTYPMLMAADVLLYNADEVPVGEDQRQHLELTRDLAQRFNGRYGAYFTVPDPYIIKATGKITDLQEPGAKMSKSASSPAGIIELLDDPKVSAKKIRSAVTDTEREIRYDEQNKAGISNLLSIYSALDGRTIAELETAYEGKGYGDLKKDLAEVFVDFVTPFRERTQAILAEPDKLDAVLAEGAAKARAIATRTLAEVYDRVGFLPAAGN comes from the coding sequence ATGGGGCCCATGGCAGCCGCTCCCCAGTCCTCCGGTCGCAAGCGCGTCTTCTCCGGGATCCAGCCGACCGCCGACTCCTTCCACGTCGGCAACTACCTCGGCGCGATCCGGCAGTGGGTGCCCCTGCAGGAGACCCACGACACCGTCTACTGCGTCGTGGACCTGCACGCGATCACCGTCGAGCAGGACCCGAAGCTGCTGCGCCAGCGGACCCGCGTGGCCGCCGCGCAGCTGATGGCCGCCGGCATCGACCCGGGCCGCAGCACCTTGTTCGTGCAGAGCCACGTCCCCGAGCACGCGCAGCTGGCCTGGGTGCTGACCTGCATGACCGGCTTCGGCGAGGCCGGCCGGATGACCCAGTTCAAGGACAAGTCCGGCAAGCAGGGCTCGGCCAACACCAACGTCGGGCTGTTCACCTACCCGATGCTGATGGCCGCCGACGTGCTGCTGTACAACGCCGACGAGGTCCCGGTCGGGGAGGACCAGCGCCAGCACCTGGAGCTCACCCGCGACCTGGCGCAGCGCTTCAACGGCCGCTACGGCGCCTACTTCACCGTGCCGGACCCGTACATCATCAAGGCCACCGGAAAGATCACCGACCTGCAGGAGCCCGGCGCGAAGATGTCGAAGTCGGCCTCCTCCCCGGCCGGCATCATCGAGCTGCTGGACGACCCGAAGGTCTCGGCCAAGAAGATCCGCTCGGCGGTCACCGACACCGAGCGCGAGATCCGCTACGACGAGCAGAACAAGGCCGGCATCTCCAACCTGCTGTCGATCTACTCGGCGCTGGACGGCCGCACCATCGCCGAGCTGGAGACCGCCTACGAGGGCAAGGGCTACGGCGACCTGAAGAAGGACCTCGCCGAGGTGTTCGTGGACTTCGTGACCCCCTTCCGGGAGCGCACGCAGGCGATCCTGGCCGAGCCGGACAAGCTCGACGCGGTCCTGGCCGAGGGCGCCGCCAAGGCGCGCGCGATCGCCACCCGCACGCTGGCCGAGGTGTACGACCGAGTCGGGTTCCTGCCCGCGGCGGGGAACTGA